From one Tindallia californiensis genomic stretch:
- a CDS encoding ABC transporter substrate-binding protein produces MRRHKKKGILMIGIMICFLLFGCGTEQATISEETAQEAETVSLVEEETSRDIQFTDLAGREVVLEDVAERVFLGFYAESYYAINGSFDNVVCIAKGEWEDFFNAQYMAYESAVDHLENIIDTGSVYKGSFSMEATLSLKPDVAILAPFQYETLGENIHKLEESGITVVVVDYNAQQLESHLESTQIIGLVTGNEQRAAEINKLYQESVLEVMERVESLTEDEKKKVYVELGNLGAQEYGNSYGPYMWGSLVMMAGGNNIAADRIESFGALSPEYILTENPEVIFLAGSRWVNDTGNRVKVGFDVQPEETMERIEPYTKRPGWGRIKAIEQGDVYAVDHAGLRSVYDFVYLQFIAKSIYPELFEDIDPLENLEDFYKQYLPVTPEGTFMVKYES; encoded by the coding sequence GTGAGAAGACATAAAAAGAAAGGAATCCTAATGATAGGGATAATGATTTGCTTTTTATTATTTGGATGCGGTACAGAGCAGGCAACGATATCAGAAGAAACAGCACAGGAAGCAGAGACGGTTTCCCTAGTGGAAGAAGAGACGAGCCGTGATATTCAGTTTACAGATTTAGCTGGACGTGAAGTGGTGTTGGAAGATGTTGCTGAAAGAGTCTTTTTAGGATTTTATGCCGAAAGCTATTACGCCATTAACGGTAGCTTTGATAACGTGGTATGCATTGCAAAAGGAGAATGGGAAGATTTCTTTAATGCTCAGTATATGGCCTATGAATCAGCCGTGGATCATTTAGAAAATATTATTGATACGGGTTCTGTGTACAAAGGATCCTTCAGCATGGAAGCTACCTTGAGCTTAAAGCCGGATGTGGCCATTTTAGCTCCTTTTCAATATGAGACCTTGGGAGAGAATATTCATAAGCTTGAAGAATCCGGAATCACCGTAGTAGTGGTGGATTATAATGCACAGCAATTGGAAAGTCATCTGGAAAGCACTCAGATTATTGGATTAGTGACAGGTAATGAACAAAGGGCGGCCGAAATTAATAAACTTTATCAAGAATCAGTTTTAGAAGTAATGGAGCGGGTGGAATCACTAACAGAAGACGAAAAGAAAAAGGTGTATGTAGAGTTGGGAAATCTTGGTGCTCAAGAATATGGGAACAGCTATGGACCTTATATGTGGGGTAGTCTTGTGATGATGGCAGGAGGCAATAATATTGCAGCGGATCGCATTGAAAGTTTTGGTGCTTTAAGTCCGGAGTATATTTTGACAGAAAATCCGGAAGTTATCTTTCTGGCAGGATCTCGTTGGGTAAATGATACAGGGAACAGAGTCAAGGTCGGGTTTGATGTGCAGCCGGAAGAAACCATGGAAAGAATTGAGCCCTATACGAAGCGACCAGGCTGGGGAAGGATAAAAGCTATTGAGCAAGGGGATGTTTATGCCGTAGATCATGCAGGGTTAAGAAGTGTGTATGATTTTGTCTATTTACAATTTATCGCAAAATCTATTTATCCGGAATTGTTTGAAGATATTGACCCACTAGAGAATCTTGAGGATTTTTACAAACAATATTTACCAGTTACCCCGGAAGGGACATTTATGGTGAAGTATGAAAGCTAG
- a CDS encoding ATP-binding cassette domain-containing protein, protein MAVIEFQKVTKAYGDEGDVLKGLDLKVEKGEFLTLLGESGCGKTTLLKIINRMVSFDTGHVWIRGRLLSEWDIVTLRREIGYVIQQIGLFPHMTVMNNVAYVLSLQDIQKSKQRQRAEELVELVGLPREFLNRYPRELSGGQRQRVGVARALAASPEIILMDEPFGAVDEQTRSLLQDELLKIHQHLKCTIIFVTHDIQEAVKLGSRIVLMNKGIIEQTGTKEDLILRPANDFVRRFMGIKGFMALLDEKEMKALYQQVLEEKISLEEVYRSVTG, encoded by the coding sequence ATGGCTGTCATTGAATTTCAGAAAGTCACAAAAGCCTACGGCGATGAAGGCGATGTGCTGAAGGGACTGGATTTGAAAGTAGAAAAAGGAGAATTTCTCACCCTGTTGGGAGAATCCGGTTGTGGCAAAACCACGTTACTGAAAATCATTAACCGGATGGTTTCTTTTGACACAGGCCATGTTTGGATCAGAGGACGACTACTGAGTGAATGGGATATTGTCACTCTCCGTCGGGAAATTGGATACGTTATTCAGCAAATTGGACTATTCCCTCATATGACGGTGATGAACAACGTGGCCTATGTTCTTTCTCTACAGGATATTCAAAAATCCAAACAACGTCAGCGAGCAGAAGAGTTGGTGGAGCTGGTGGGTCTGCCCCGGGAATTTCTGAATCGTTATCCAAGAGAACTAAGTGGTGGTCAGCGTCAGCGGGTAGGAGTGGCCAGAGCCCTGGCGGCCAGTCCGGAAATTATTCTGATGGACGAACCCTTCGGCGCTGTGGATGAACAAACCCGAAGCCTACTGCAGGATGAATTACTGAAAATCCATCAGCATTTAAAATGCACGATTATCTTTGTAACCCATGACATCCAAGAAGCCGTCAAACTGGGCAGCCGGATTGTGCTGATGAACAAAGGAATTATCGAACAGACGGGAACCAAGGAAGATTTAATCCTTCGACCAGCAAATGATTTCGTTCGTCGTTTTATGGGAATCAAGGGCTTTATGGCATTACTGGATGAAAAGGAAATGAAAGCTCTTTATCAGCAAGTACTGGAGGAAAAGATTAGCCTGGAAGAGGTTTATAGGAGTGTAACGGGTTAA
- a CDS encoding FecCD family ABC transporter permease, whose amino-acid sequence MKARGVATYHQIAGKRRIIFGVTLVSIIIVLMADLMVGASGIGLQEVIEGLLNGPGGDSILTAIIWNVRLPMTLICLCVGASLGLAGCQMQTILSNPLASPYTLGVSSAAGFGAAIAFITGFPFGGSFSWVNAPVIAFVMTMISTLSIYYIGRIKGMQAQSMILFGIVIHFLFQALLSLVQFRSTPEVAGQIVYWMFGSLLKSSWTGVFVSGAIFMICAFILTRYAWRLTALSAGEERAKSLGIDTDRLRLHVFVISAFLTAGAVSFVGTIGFVGLVSPHFARMLVGEDQRYLAPMASMMGVLLMAAASIVSKIVVPGIIIPIGIVTALIGVPFLCYMILRRVSS is encoded by the coding sequence ATGAAAGCTAGGGGTGTAGCAACCTATCATCAGATCGCAGGGAAGCGGCGTATTATTTTTGGTGTTACGTTAGTGTCGATCATTATAGTGTTGATGGCAGACCTGATGGTAGGAGCATCTGGAATTGGCTTGCAGGAAGTAATCGAAGGGTTACTAAATGGACCTGGGGGCGACAGTATTCTAACGGCAATTATATGGAACGTTAGACTCCCGATGACATTAATTTGTTTATGCGTAGGTGCTTCTTTGGGTTTGGCCGGTTGCCAGATGCAAACCATTTTATCTAATCCGCTGGCAAGCCCCTATACCTTAGGCGTGTCTTCTGCGGCAGGTTTTGGAGCAGCCATTGCCTTTATTACAGGATTTCCCTTTGGAGGTTCCTTTAGCTGGGTGAATGCACCGGTCATTGCTTTTGTCATGACAATGATTTCAACCTTATCCATTTATTATATCGGTCGTATCAAAGGGATGCAGGCACAATCCATGATTCTCTTTGGGATTGTTATTCACTTTCTTTTTCAAGCACTGCTTTCATTGGTGCAGTTTCGATCGACTCCGGAGGTTGCAGGTCAAATTGTGTACTGGATGTTCGGCAGCCTTTTGAAATCTTCTTGGACAGGGGTATTTGTGAGCGGAGCTATTTTTATGATATGTGCCTTTATTCTGACACGGTACGCATGGCGCCTTACGGCACTTTCCGCAGGAGAAGAAAGAGCGAAAAGCTTAGGGATTGATACTGACCGGTTGCGATTGCACGTTTTTGTAATCAGTGCTTTTTTAACAGCGGGAGCTGTCTCTTTTGTTGGAACAATTGGGTTTGTAGGGCTGGTTTCTCCTCATTTTGCTCGTATGCTGGTAGGGGAAGATCAGCGTTATTTAGCACCCATGGCATCGATGATGGGCGTACTATTGATGGCAGCCGCTTCGATTGTATCGAAAATAGTAGTGCCCGGCATTATTATTCCCATTGGCATCGTAACCGCTTTAATAGGGGTTCCGTTTTTATGCTATATGATTTTAAGGAGGGTGTCCTCGTGA
- a CDS encoding glycine betaine ABC transporter substrate-binding protein: protein MNRIKKKNNRRNLESIHSSSKGKASYQIIIMVLMVTLAAGLLTACGGSSDKEEEEPKKVVLASKPMTEQYILAEILTLLIEAETDIEVEQTLGIGGGTSNIHPAMENGEIDLYPEYTGTGWLFVLKEEVLRDPDELYEAVKTSYREEYGIHWSGRYGLNNTYSIAVTPEAAEAYDLQTLSDLGEVSSELTFAANADFLEREDGYPGLEETYGFAFGDIKEIDIGLRYQSIQSDDIDAITVFSTDGQLQDANVVLLEDDKNFFVFYDGATLIRQETLDGYPELEEVLEKLTGLIPNEEMIAMNYAVEIKNEDPAKVAEDFLREKGLL, encoded by the coding sequence ATGAATCGAATCAAGAAAAAAAATAATAGGCGCAACCTAGAGAGTATTCATTCTTCAAGTAAAGGAAAAGCATCCTATCAAATCATCATCATGGTGCTTATGGTCACGCTGGCAGCAGGATTATTGACAGCTTGCGGTGGGTCTTCGGACAAAGAAGAGGAAGAACCGAAAAAAGTGGTATTGGCCAGCAAGCCGATGACAGAACAATATATTCTGGCAGAAATTCTGACGCTGCTGATCGAAGCAGAAACAGATATTGAAGTGGAACAAACCCTGGGAATCGGCGGAGGGACCTCCAACATTCATCCGGCTATGGAAAATGGTGAAATTGATTTATATCCGGAATATACGGGTACAGGCTGGTTATTTGTATTAAAAGAAGAAGTGCTTCGGGATCCGGATGAGCTCTATGAAGCCGTAAAGACCTCTTATAGGGAAGAATATGGCATTCATTGGTCTGGTCGTTACGGCTTGAATAATACCTACAGCATTGCTGTGACGCCGGAAGCCGCAGAAGCCTATGATTTACAGACGCTTTCCGATCTGGGAGAAGTCAGCTCTGAATTGACTTTTGCCGCTAACGCAGATTTTCTGGAACGAGAGGATGGATATCCGGGACTGGAAGAAACCTATGGTTTCGCCTTCGGGGATATAAAAGAAATAGATATCGGCCTTCGTTACCAGTCGATTCAAAGTGATGATATTGATGCGATTACCGTTTTTTCTACAGATGGTCAGTTACAGGATGCCAATGTAGTATTGCTAGAGGATGATAAAAATTTCTTTGTGTTCTATGATGGCGCTACGCTGATTCGCCAGGAAACCTTGGATGGCTATCCGGAACTGGAAGAGGTTCTGGAAAAGCTAACAGGACTAATTCCAAACGAAGAAATGATTGCTATGAACTATGCCGTAGAAATAAAAAATGAAGATCCAGCCAAAGTGGCTGAAGATTTCTTGCGGGAGAAGGGACTGCTGTAA
- a CDS encoding sensor histidine kinase, with the protein MLKSTIQNSILHKVIFPLMATILLFLIGWYFLARWIPSVYTLDNQAERRLSHYAIDFQRFVLDERIRSTDDYRITVWADQRNYLVLAPSSSYDIVSQPHATFTIDFFDQSQSVRFLYLTNMVYRDKAAIGAAALVLGLWILVTLFSLKKQQQSLDQIKSQLTSLTEGRLESIDFSCSDKKLSPLIDETRKLHAQLVNHQATTLQYQKMMDDIMGSVSHDFKTPLTAIVGYLELMKTTSPQVSMYAATALTKTDYLLHLIDDALYYYNASARLDQKEHVTKVNGVDVFRHFSAYVSSALPDHYRIQERLTDDPAEIWMDDFMMTRLFDNLLSNLMKHADPSYPIKQINYIDHGWLVFEQRNHRCPSAEKNKSTGLGLKTCHRIMTAHKGVFESHLIGSLYTTTLKFPLHHETFELTP; encoded by the coding sequence ATGTTAAAAAGTACTATTCAAAACTCCATCCTTCATAAAGTAATTTTTCCACTGATGGCTACCATTCTCCTTTTTCTCATTGGATGGTATTTTCTAGCCAGATGGATACCTTCTGTTTACACGCTCGACAATCAAGCTGAAAGAAGATTATCCCATTATGCCATTGATTTTCAACGATTTGTTTTGGACGAAAGAATTCGTAGCACTGATGATTATCGTATCACAGTTTGGGCTGATCAAAGAAATTATCTGGTACTGGCTCCATCTTCTTCTTATGACATTGTTTCTCAACCACACGCAACCTTTACTATCGATTTTTTTGACCAATCCCAATCGGTTCGATTTCTTTATCTGACAAATATGGTTTACCGAGATAAAGCCGCTATCGGCGCTGCTGCTTTGGTGTTAGGCTTATGGATCCTTGTTACTCTCTTTTCCCTTAAAAAACAGCAACAATCCTTAGACCAGATCAAAAGTCAGTTAACGTCATTAACGGAGGGAAGGCTGGAAAGCATAGATTTTTCCTGTTCCGATAAAAAACTTTCTCCTTTGATTGATGAAACCAGGAAACTACATGCACAATTGGTTAATCATCAAGCAACAACGTTGCAATATCAAAAGATGATGGACGATATCATGGGATCTGTTTCCCATGATTTCAAGACGCCTTTAACCGCTATTGTCGGATACCTAGAACTCATGAAAACCACCTCGCCTCAAGTATCCATGTATGCTGCCACTGCTTTGACAAAAACCGACTACCTGCTTCACTTAATTGATGATGCACTCTACTATTACAACGCTTCTGCCCGCTTAGATCAAAAGGAACATGTTACGAAAGTAAACGGCGTTGACGTGTTTCGTCATTTCTCAGCTTATGTTTCCAGTGCTTTGCCGGATCATTATCGTATCCAGGAACGCTTAACGGATGATCCGGCAGAGATATGGATGGATGACTTTATGATGACACGTCTTTTTGATAACTTGCTTTCAAATCTTATGAAACATGCGGATCCTTCCTATCCTATCAAACAAATTAATTATATTGATCATGGATGGCTTGTCTTTGAGCAAAGAAACCACCGTTGCCCCAGCGCAGAGAAAAACAAAAGCACTGGTCTTGGTCTGAAAACCTGTCATCGAATCATGACCGCTCATAAAGGTGTTTTCGAAAGCCATCTCATAGGGTCTCTGTATACAACGACGTTAAAGTTTCCTTTGCATCATGAAACTTTTGAACTAACCCCGTGA
- a CDS encoding DMT family transporter codes for MEKPNTGIYYAVASSLTFSFMNVLVKATSASVSSHQIVFFRSIIGLIIVSMIMKKEKISLSKHNRKILVLRGMLGGFYMIAYFLTLSKLPLIDTMILVNLSPLFVYIISRVLLKEKGLPGTKIAISVIIIGAITAIAPWNFTSFTLWAIAGILAALFAGASAVSIRYLGQEGHPSTEIIFYFMLMASITSFPLMIKEFVWPSVDQWIALIFIGVISLLAQIYLTRAFTHENAFLVTVVRYVGIVFNGIWGFLLWKEVPSSFVLIGGSFIISGCILLNYSKNRVVKTISKDHGVSSKVS; via the coding sequence TTGGAAAAGCCTAATACTGGAATTTATTATGCGGTGGCTTCATCATTGACCTTTAGTTTTATGAACGTTCTAGTTAAAGCAACATCGGCCTCTGTTTCTTCCCATCAAATTGTTTTTTTTAGAAGTATCATAGGACTAATAATTGTAAGCATGATTATGAAAAAAGAAAAGATTAGCTTATCAAAGCATAATAGGAAAATCCTCGTTTTAAGAGGCATGCTTGGAGGATTCTATATGATAGCCTACTTTTTGACATTATCAAAACTTCCCTTAATCGACACAATGATTTTAGTAAACTTATCACCATTATTTGTATACATTATTTCTCGTGTGTTGTTGAAAGAAAAAGGTTTGCCGGGAACTAAGATTGCTATTTCTGTTATTATCATCGGAGCGATTACGGCCATTGCTCCTTGGAACTTTACTTCCTTTACCCTGTGGGCCATAGCGGGAATACTGGCTGCTCTTTTTGCAGGTGCATCCGCTGTTAGCATTCGCTATCTTGGACAAGAGGGACATCCATCCACAGAAATTATTTTTTACTTTATGTTGATGGCCAGCATCACATCTTTTCCACTGATGATAAAAGAGTTTGTGTGGCCATCGGTTGACCAATGGATAGCGCTGATTTTTATTGGAGTTATTTCGTTACTGGCACAGATATACTTGACAAGAGCTTTTACTCATGAAAATGCTTTTCTGGTTACGGTTGTACGATATGTGGGCATTGTTTTTAACGGAATCTGGGGATTTCTCCTGTGGAAAGAAGTACCTAGTTCTTTCGTGCTTATTGGTGGAAGCTTTATCATATCAGGCTGCATCCTGCTAAACTATTCAAAAAATCGAGTTGTAAAAACCATATCAAAGGATCACGGGGTTAGTTCAAAAGTTTCATGA
- a CDS encoding ABC transporter ATP-binding protein, giving the protein MQMKLSQVAVSFQQKEVLKSVSAEFRGGELVAVIGPNGTGKTTLIKAIAKLNTYQGNIDIVDEQGKKVDKSQIAYVPQTSSMQTDLSVFEMVLLGRVKDLSWKVESVHLEAVADILEKLGLEALSLQAFSKLSGGQKQMVIMAQALVSNPKVLLLDEPTSALDLKHQLQVLEIAKQYCTETQGITVIVLHDLALAARYSDEMILLNEGYAVKKGKPEAVLDIKLLEKAYQVEVDVSTNSSGFMTVTPVKPSKAVG; this is encoded by the coding sequence ATGCAAATGAAGCTTAGTCAAGTAGCCGTTTCTTTTCAGCAAAAAGAAGTACTGAAGTCGGTTTCTGCTGAATTTCGAGGTGGAGAACTGGTAGCGGTTATTGGACCTAATGGAACTGGAAAAACAACATTAATTAAGGCTATTGCAAAATTGAACACCTATCAAGGAAATATTGATATTGTGGATGAGCAAGGAAAAAAAGTGGACAAAAGCCAGATTGCTTATGTTCCTCAAACCAGTTCGATGCAGACAGACTTATCCGTATTTGAAATGGTTTTGCTGGGCAGGGTGAAAGATTTATCCTGGAAAGTAGAATCCGTTCACTTAGAAGCTGTGGCAGATATTTTAGAAAAGTTAGGCTTGGAAGCTTTGAGTTTGCAAGCCTTTTCTAAACTGAGCGGGGGACAAAAACAAATGGTCATTATGGCTCAGGCTCTTGTTTCAAACCCTAAGGTCTTGCTTTTGGATGAGCCTACTAGTGCACTGGACTTAAAACATCAATTACAGGTGTTGGAAATTGCAAAACAGTATTGTACTGAAACTCAGGGAATTACGGTGATTGTTTTACATGATCTGGCTTTAGCTGCTCGTTACAGCGATGAAATGATCCTATTAAACGAAGGGTATGCTGTAAAAAAAGGAAAGCCGGAAGCGGTTTTGGACATAAAACTTCTTGAAAAAGCCTACCAGGTAGAAGTGGATGTCAGCACCAACAGCAGCGGATTCATGACGGTAACGCCAGTGAAACCCAGTAAGGCGGTGGGATAA